A genomic segment from Aegilops tauschii subsp. strangulata cultivar AL8/78 chromosome 1, Aet v6.0, whole genome shotgun sequence encodes:
- the LOC109755129 gene encoding phospholipase A1-II 7: MSFLPIPLPIVGDIASRLNGQEKPRGDDTTSSAPAPVLGTVASRWRELHGENSWKGLLDPLDPHLRSSIISYGEMVQAAYDAFNTERRSPHCGACFYGYEDLLAGVGVPHHGNNYEVTKFIYATSSLPLPSSFLLLPLPSLPDVWSRESNWMGYVAVATDEGAAALGRRDIVVAWRGTVQNMEWVNDLDFAPVPAGPVLGSAASQHRLAVVHHGFLSMYTSSNKSSEFTKTSARDQVVKEVRRLVELYKNEEVSITVCGHSLGASVATLNAVDLVSSGINKPEGSTKSFPVTAIVFASPHVGCRFFRSAFNSFPDLKALHVQNAGDVVPMYPPLGYVDVAVELTIRTIRSPYIRKPATVGTLHNLECYLHGVAGEQGSAGGFKLEVDRDIALVNKGADALTDEHPVPACWWVPRHKFMVKGEDGRWTLQDFKHI, translated from the exons ATGTCGTTCCTCCCGATCCCGCTGCCAATCGTTGGAGACATAGCCAGCAGGCTGAACGGCCAAGAGAAACCGCGTGGCGACGACACGACGTCGTCGGCGCCGGCGCCTGTCCTCGGAACCGTGGCCAGCAGGTGGCGCGAGCTCCACGGCGAGAACTCGTGGAAGGGCCTCCTGGACCCTCTGGACCCCCACCTTCGCTCCAGCATCATCTCCTACGGCGAGATGGTGCAGGCCGCCTACGACGCCTTCAACACCGAGAGGCGCTCCCCGCACTGCGGCGCGTGCTTCTACGGCTACGAGGACCTGCTCGCCGGCGTGGGGGTGCCCCACCACGGCAACAACTACGAGGTCACCAAGTTCATCTACGCCACCTCGTCGCTGCCACTCCCCAGCTCGTTCCTCCTGCTGCCGCTGCCGTCGCTGCCGGACGTCTGGAGCCGAGAGTCCAACTGGATGGGGTACGTGGCCGTGGCCACGGACGAGGGCGCCGCCGCGCTCGGGAGGCGCGACATCGTTGTGGCGTGGCGCGGCACCGTCCAGAACATGGAGTGGGTCAACGACCTCGACTTCGCGCCCGTGCCCGCCGGGCCCGTGCTGGGCTCCGCGGCGAGCCAGCACCGCCTTGCCGTCGTGCACCATGGGTTCCTGTCCATGTACACGTCAAGCAACAAGAGCTCCGAGTTCACCAAGACCAGCGCCAGAGATCAG GTTGTCAAGGAGGTCAGGAGGCTCGTGGAGCTGTACAAGAACGAGGAGGTCAGCATCACCGTCTGCGGCCACAGCCTTGGCGCGTCGGTCGCCACTCTGAACGCCGTTGACCTGGTGTCTAGCGGCATCAACAAACCCGAGGGATCCACTAAGTCGTTCCCTGTGACTGCTATCGTGTTCGCGAGCCCTCACGTCGGGTGCCGCTTCTTTAGGTCGGCGTTCAACTCATTTCCAGACCTGAAGGCACTACATGTGCAGAACGCTGGTGACGTCGTGCCCATGTACCCACCTCTGGGATACGTGGATGTGGCCGTGGAGCTTACCATAAGAACAATTCGATCTCCGTACATCCGTAAGCCTGCCACGGTGGGAACACTCCACAATCTCGAGTGCTACCTACACGGAGTGGCCGGGGAGCAGGGAAGTGCCGGAGGGTTCAAGCTAGAGGTGGATCGTGACATAGCGCTGGTGAACAAGGGTGCTGACGCTCTCACGGACGAGCACCCGGTGCCGGCGTGTTGGTGGGTCCCTAGACACAAGTTCATGGTCAAGGGGGAAGATGGGCGATGGACGCTCCAGGACTTCAAGCACATCTGA